From a single Acidobacteriota bacterium genomic region:
- a CDS encoding phage portal protein: protein MKMFESLDRRLAGAARRASGAPLRSLPGITPGSPYYPDWDAEKASEEGLKASAVVYRCVMGKAEKAASVPWCVWQRADHEDVKGEPVPNHEYARLIEHPRRDGRYGRAELIASATAHLDLAGNALVRMLRAGIGAKVPMELNAEVPVGVEPIPHPIDFISEYQFDDAQRGRGTWPAEEIIHARRVDPGNPIWGLSVVQALARLIDLDVERDRMMLRRMVNDGRPSVILTDEALKTTQEREDVEDWLADRAERYRGGFMVLGGNQGLLSMGMSSRDLQQVESGAFTRDMLAIGFGYLAAGFSNDAATYSNAEIFVRHEWAGPVMSSNRILADAFTRALVPPDKWGEMWIAPDYSSVEALRENFIDKAKALRDLRDAGVALNDAKRYLDMPLPDQAGGDVPIVPGNYLPAEMLADEARGLSDG from the coding sequence ATGAAGATGTTCGAGAGTCTCGATCGGCGGCTTGCGGGGGCGGCAAGGCGCGCCTCGGGCGCGCCCCTTCGTTCGCTGCCCGGGATTACTCCGGGGAGCCCCTACTATCCGGACTGGGATGCCGAGAAGGCTTCCGAGGAAGGCCTCAAGGCCTCGGCGGTGGTTTACCGCTGCGTGATGGGCAAGGCCGAGAAGGCGGCCTCTGTGCCGTGGTGCGTGTGGCAGCGCGCCGATCACGAAGACGTCAAGGGCGAGCCGGTTCCGAATCACGAATACGCCCGCCTCATCGAGCACCCGCGCCGGGATGGCCGCTATGGGCGAGCCGAGCTGATCGCCTCCGCGACGGCCCATCTCGACCTCGCGGGCAACGCGCTGGTCCGGATGCTGCGCGCTGGCATCGGCGCCAAGGTTCCGATGGAGCTGAACGCCGAGGTACCGGTCGGCGTTGAGCCGATTCCGCACCCGATCGACTTCATTTCCGAGTACCAGTTCGATGACGCGCAGCGAGGGCGCGGCACCTGGCCGGCCGAGGAGATCATCCACGCTCGTCGGGTCGACCCTGGGAATCCGATCTGGGGGCTCAGCGTGGTGCAAGCGCTGGCTCGTTTGATCGACCTCGACGTCGAGCGAGACCGCATGATGCTGCGCCGGATGGTCAACGACGGTCGCCCTTCGGTGATCCTGACCGACGAGGCCCTCAAGACGACGCAGGAGCGCGAGGATGTCGAGGACTGGCTCGCAGATCGGGCTGAGCGATACCGCGGCGGGTTCATGGTCCTCGGCGGCAACCAGGGTCTCCTGAGCATGGGGATGAGCTCCCGCGATCTGCAGCAGGTCGAGAGCGGCGCCTTCACCCGAGACATGTTGGCGATCGGCTTCGGATACCTCGCCGCCGGCTTTAGCAACGATGCAGCCACCTACAGCAACGCCGAGATCTTCGTGCGCCACGAATGGGCAGGGCCGGTGATGTCGAGCAACCGCATCCTCGCCGACGCCTTCACTCGCGCCCTGGTGCCACCGGACAAGTGGGGGGAGATGTGGATCGCACCCGACTACTCGAGTGTCGAGGCGCTTCGGGAGAACTTCATCGACAAGGCCAAGGCGCTCCGGGATCTGCGCGACGCTGGCGTGGCTCTCAACGACGCCAAGCGCTACCTCGACATGCCGTTGCCCGACCAGGCAGGCGGCGACGTCCCGATCGTGCCCGGGAATTACCTGCCCGCCGAGATGCTGGCCGATGAGGCCCGCGGCCTGAGCGATGGCTGA